The proteins below come from a single Streptomyces tubercidicus genomic window:
- a CDS encoding aldo/keto reductase produces MQRRILGGTGISVSEYALGAMMLGGWGNTDHDDCVRIVHRALDAGINLVDTADVYADGESEEIVGKALKGRREDVVLATKAVSTMGPDANHRGSSRRWLVRAVEDSLRRLGTDHIDLYQMHRPDPATDIDETLSALSDLVRSGKVRAIGSSTFPAEQIVEAQWTAERRGHLRFRTEQPPYSMLARGVENAVLPTAQRYGMGVLTWGPLSAGWLSGRDLSASSRAGMESRKFDLSLPGNARKAEAVRALSQVAAEAGLPLPHLATAFVRSHPAVTSVIIGPRTLDQLDSMLAGSQLTLGADILDRIDAIVPPGTDLNREDSYYTPPAIADASLRRR; encoded by the coding sequence ATGCAGCGCAGGATCCTCGGCGGAACCGGCATCTCGGTCAGCGAGTACGCGCTCGGCGCGATGATGCTCGGCGGCTGGGGCAACACCGACCACGACGACTGCGTACGGATCGTGCACCGTGCGCTGGACGCCGGGATCAACCTCGTGGACACCGCGGATGTGTATGCCGACGGCGAGTCCGAGGAGATCGTCGGCAAGGCGCTCAAGGGCCGCCGGGAGGATGTCGTACTGGCCACGAAGGCCGTCAGCACCATGGGCCCGGACGCCAACCACCGCGGCAGTTCCCGGCGTTGGCTCGTACGGGCGGTGGAGGACAGTCTGCGCCGTCTGGGCACCGACCACATCGACCTCTACCAGATGCACCGCCCGGACCCGGCGACCGATATCGACGAGACGCTGTCCGCGCTCTCCGACCTCGTACGGTCCGGAAAGGTGCGGGCGATCGGCTCCTCCACCTTCCCCGCCGAGCAGATCGTCGAGGCACAGTGGACCGCCGAGCGCCGCGGTCATCTGCGCTTCCGCACCGAGCAGCCGCCGTACTCGATGCTGGCGCGCGGGGTGGAGAACGCGGTGCTGCCGACCGCCCAGCGCTATGGCATGGGCGTGCTGACCTGGGGCCCGCTCAGCGCCGGCTGGCTGTCCGGCCGTGATCTGTCGGCCAGTTCACGGGCCGGTATGGAGAGCCGGAAGTTCGATCTCTCGCTCCCCGGGAACGCCCGGAAGGCCGAGGCGGTCCGCGCCCTCTCCCAGGTCGCGGCGGAGGCGGGGCTGCCGCTGCCGCATCTGGCGACCGCGTTCGTACGGAGCCACCCCGCCGTGACGTCCGTGATCATCGGCCCGCGCACGCTCGACCAGCTGGACAGCATGCTGGCAGGGTCACAGCTCACCCTCGGCGCGGACATCCTGGACCGTATCGACGCCATCGTCCCGCCGGGCACCGACCTCAACCGGGAGGACAGCTACTACACACCGCCGGCGATCGCGGATGCGTCGTTGCGGAGGCGGTGA